One window of the Onychostoma macrolepis isolate SWU-2019 chromosome 21, ASM1243209v1, whole genome shotgun sequence genome contains the following:
- the LOC131528768 gene encoding sphingosine 1-phosphate receptor 3: MINQHIFLHYNYTGKLSNRNDTEGAPLDPKTAVFLVVCGLIVLENLIVLVAIWQNHKFHNRMYFFIANLALCDLLAGVTYIVNLLMSGQWTIHLSPAEWFVREGSMFVALGASIFSLLAIAIERHLTMIKMRPYDTSKNYRVFLLIGTCWLIAITLGALPILGWNCLEDLPQCSTILPLYSKSYVAFCITIFISLLLAISVLYARIYALVKSSSRKVTKHSNCKHSMALLRTVSIVVGVFIACWTPIFVLLLVDVACGNKKCPVLLKADWFVALAVLNSAMNPVIYTLASREMRRAFYRLVCGCLLRDGGMGCKQNTDPSRSKSSSNCHRAAEEENPDANAQNQTNTS; this comes from the coding sequence ATGATCAACCAACATATTTTCCTGCATTACAACTACACGGGGAAACTAAGCAATCGCAATGACACCGAAGGCGCTCCGCTGGACCCTAAAACCGCGGTGTTTTTGGTCGTCTGCGGCCTCATCGTCTTGGAGAACCTAATAGTGCTGGTGGCCATCTGGCAAAACCACAAATTCCATAACAGGATGTACTTTTTTATTGCCAACCTGGCTCTGTGCGACTTGTTAGCCGGCGTGACTTATATAGTCAACCTGCTGATGTCAGGACAGTGGACGATACACTTGTCTCCAGCCGAGTGGTTTGTTCGCGAAGGGAGTATGTTTGTAGCATTAGGCGCTTCTATTTTCAGCTTACTTGCGATTGCGATCGAACGCCACCTTACTATGATCAAAATGAGGCCTTACGACACAAGCAAAAACTACCGGGTGTTTCTGCTCATAGGAACCTGCTGGTTAATCGCGATCACACTGGGAGCGCTGCCTATTTTAGGCTGGAACTGTTTAGAAGATCTTCCTCAGTGCTCGACCATCTTACCTCTGTACAGCAAGAGCTACGTTGCGTTCTGCATCACCATCTTCATCTCGCTCCTGCTGGCCATCTCTGTCCTCTACGCCCGCATTTACGCCCTGGTCAAGAGCAGCAGCCGCAAAGTCACCAAGCACAGCAACTGCAAGCACTCCATGGCGCTCCTGCGCACCGTCAGCATCGTGGTGGGCGTCTTCATCGCCTGCTGGACGCCCATCTTCGTGCTGCTGCTCGTCGACGTGGCCTGCGGGAACAAAAAGTGCCCGGTTCTGCTCAAAGCCGATTGGTTCGTGGCGCTGGCCGTTTTGAATTCCGCCATGAACCCCGTCATCTACACGCTGGCCAGCAGGGAGATGCGCCGGGCGTTTTACAGGCTCGTGTGCGGGTGTCTGCTGCGGGACGGCGGGATGGGGTGCAAGCAGAACACGGACCCCAGCCGGAGCAAATCCAGCTCCAACTGCCATCGGGCGGCCGAAGAGGAAAACCCAGACGCCAACGCACAGAATCAGACTAACACGAGCTGA